In one Cellulomonas sp. JZ18 genomic region, the following are encoded:
- a CDS encoding sugar ABC transporter permease yields MRSTRVLAPPAGRGTTEVVVDADAAPAPPSGRGRPGRAGRAGRGRPVPWRVTLRRDWPLYALAVLPVLFLLVFRYLPMAGNAIAFRRFRPGGSIFGDEWVGLRYITMFMNDPTFWAVFTNTIVLGALTLLVCFPLPIVLALMLNELRSRRFKKLVQSISYLPHFLSVVIVVGMLMQLLSLQGTVNQLIEGLGGEAVPFLQRPEWFRVIYVGSEMWQTVGWGTILYLAALTTVDTSLYEAARIDGANRWKQTWHVTLPGIRPTMITLLILNVGTFLNVGFEKVLLLYNPLTYETADVISTYLYRVGLVSNNLSYAAAIGLFQAVIGLVMILTANLISRRAVGASLW; encoded by the coding sequence ATGAGATCCACCCGGGTCCTCGCACCGCCCGCGGGGCGCGGCACCACCGAGGTCGTCGTCGACGCCGACGCCGCGCCGGCGCCGCCGTCGGGCCGCGGCCGCCCCGGCCGTGCCGGGCGTGCGGGGCGCGGCCGACCGGTGCCGTGGCGGGTCACGCTGCGGCGCGACTGGCCGTTGTACGCGCTCGCCGTGCTGCCCGTGCTGTTCCTGCTCGTCTTCCGCTACCTGCCGATGGCGGGCAACGCGATCGCCTTCCGGCGGTTCCGCCCCGGCGGCAGCATCTTCGGCGACGAGTGGGTCGGGCTGCGCTACATCACGATGTTCATGAACGACCCGACGTTCTGGGCCGTCTTCACCAACACGATCGTGCTCGGCGCGCTGACCCTCCTGGTCTGCTTCCCGCTGCCGATCGTCCTGGCGCTCATGCTCAACGAGCTCCGTTCCCGCCGGTTCAAGAAGCTCGTGCAGTCGATCTCCTACCTGCCGCACTTCCTGTCGGTGGTCATCGTCGTCGGCATGCTCATGCAGCTGCTGTCGCTGCAGGGCACCGTGAACCAGCTCATCGAGGGGCTGGGCGGCGAGGCCGTCCCGTTCCTGCAGCGCCCCGAGTGGTTCCGCGTGATCTACGTCGGCTCGGAGATGTGGCAGACGGTGGGCTGGGGCACGATCCTCTACCTCGCCGCGCTGACCACGGTCGACACCTCGCTGTACGAGGCGGCCCGCATCGACGGCGCGAACCGGTGGAAGCAGACCTGGCACGTGACCCTGCCGGGCATCCGGCCGACCATGATCACGCTGCTCATCCTCAACGTCGGCACGTTCCTCAACGTCGGCTTCGAGAAGGTCCTGCTGCTCTACAACCCGCTGACGTACGAGACCGCGGACGTCATCTCGACCTACCTGTACCGGGTGGGCCTGGTGTCGAACAACCTCAGCTACGCGGCGGCGATCGGCCTGTTCCAGGCGGTGATCGGTCTCGTCATGATCCTCACCGCCAACCTCATCTCCCGACGAGCGGTGGGAGCGAGCCTGTGGTGA
- a CDS encoding carbohydrate ABC transporter permease — MTAPVKMHARPVGARDSRGYRVFTWLNVSALVLVMGVMLYPFLTVVAQSFSSEAAIRSGDVSFWPVGFNLNTYRAVAENPLFWANYRNTVVYTVVGTVVAMALTTTYAYVLSKRHLRGRGLLIGFAVFTMFFNGGIIPNYVLISSLGMKNTLWAVVLPGAMSIFNLLVMKSFFENLPGELEEAAKIDGLGWFGILGRIVLPLSKAVIATMVLFYSVQYWNDWFTAFLYIDEQQRQPVTMFLRNLIAGASSAASEGAAAQSAATQSISVNIQAVTMVLTVLPILCVYPFVQRYFVSGVMLGSVKG; from the coding sequence ATGACGGCCCCGGTGAAGATGCACGCGCGGCCCGTGGGCGCGCGCGACTCGCGCGGCTACCGCGTCTTCACGTGGCTCAACGTGTCGGCGCTCGTGCTGGTGATGGGCGTCATGCTCTACCCGTTCCTCACGGTCGTGGCCCAGTCGTTCAGCAGCGAGGCGGCGATCCGGTCGGGCGACGTGAGCTTCTGGCCCGTCGGGTTCAACCTCAACACCTACCGCGCCGTCGCGGAGAACCCGCTGTTCTGGGCCAACTACCGCAACACCGTCGTCTACACGGTGGTCGGCACGGTCGTCGCGATGGCCCTGACCACCACGTACGCGTACGTGCTCTCGAAGCGGCACCTGCGCGGGCGGGGGCTGCTCATCGGGTTCGCCGTGTTCACGATGTTCTTCAACGGCGGCATCATCCCCAACTACGTGCTCATCTCGTCGCTGGGGATGAAGAACACCCTGTGGGCCGTCGTGCTGCCGGGGGCGATGTCGATCTTCAACCTGCTCGTCATGAAGTCGTTCTTCGAGAACCTCCCGGGCGAGCTGGAGGAGGCCGCGAAGATCGACGGGCTCGGCTGGTTCGGCATCCTCGGGCGGATCGTGCTGCCGCTGTCGAAGGCGGTGATCGCGACGATGGTGCTGTTCTACTCGGTGCAGTACTGGAACGACTGGTTCACCGCGTTCCTCTACATCGACGAGCAGCAGCGCCAGCCGGTGACGATGTTCCTGCGCAACCTCATCGCCGGGGCGTCCTCCGCGGCGTCGGAGGGGGCCGCCGCGCAGAGCGCCGCGACGCAGTCGATCTCGGTGAACATCCAGGCCGTCACGATGGTGCTGACCGTGCTGCCGATCCTGTGCGTCTACCCGTTCGTGCAGCGGTACTTCGTGTCCGGCGTGATGCTCGGCTCGGTCAAGGGCTGA
- a CDS encoding transcriptional regulator translates to MSATDRHPLADLDETVHQRARLGILAVLAEHEEADFTHLKRTLGLTDGNLGRHLEVLVEAGHVELRKGSDGRRPRTWARITAQGTRALTAEVELLRHLLRLDPPTP, encoded by the coding sequence GTGAGCGCGACCGACCGCCACCCGCTCGCGGACCTCGACGAGACGGTCCACCAGCGGGCACGCCTGGGCATCCTCGCGGTGCTCGCCGAGCACGAGGAGGCGGACTTCACCCATCTCAAGCGGACGCTCGGGCTCACCGACGGCAACCTCGGGAGGCACCTCGAGGTGCTGGTGGAGGCGGGCCACGTCGAGCTGCGCAAGGGGTCGGACGGGCGCCGGCCCCGCACCTGGGCGCGCATCACCGCGCAGGGCACGCGCGCCCTCACCGCCGAGGTCGAGCTCCTGCGCCACCTGCTCCGCCTCGACCCGCCCACCCCCTGA
- a CDS encoding HAD family phosphatase produces MVRAAAFFDLDKTIIATSSATAFSRGFLAEGLLTRRRVVASAYAQLAYLLGSADEAATERLRAQLARTVTGWDVATVSSVVRATLHESIDPTVYAEAVELIAEHHAAGRDVVVVSASGAEVVEPIAEMLGADAAVATRMAVADGRYTGDVEFYAYGENKATAVRELADARGYDLDACYAYSDSVTDAPMLGAVGHAYAVNPDRALRRLAVEHGWGVLTFRRTVRLSRLHRRARVTAAAAAAVVLAVAALLVLRRRRRTPTP; encoded by the coding sequence CGCGTTCTTCGACCTGGACAAGACGATCATCGCGACGTCGTCGGCGACCGCCTTCTCGCGCGGCTTCCTCGCCGAGGGGCTGCTGACGCGCCGCCGGGTCGTCGCGTCCGCGTACGCGCAGCTCGCGTACCTGCTGGGCAGCGCCGACGAGGCCGCGACCGAGCGGCTGCGCGCCCAGCTCGCGCGCACCGTCACCGGCTGGGACGTCGCGACGGTGTCGTCGGTCGTGCGGGCGACGCTGCACGAGTCCATCGACCCCACGGTGTACGCCGAGGCCGTCGAGCTGATCGCGGAGCACCACGCCGCCGGGCGCGACGTCGTGGTCGTCTCGGCCTCGGGCGCGGAGGTGGTGGAGCCGATCGCCGAGATGCTGGGTGCGGACGCCGCCGTCGCGACGCGCATGGCGGTCGCGGACGGGCGGTACACGGGCGACGTGGAGTTCTACGCCTACGGGGAGAACAAGGCGACGGCCGTGCGCGAGCTGGCCGACGCCCGGGGCTACGACCTCGACGCGTGCTACGCCTACTCCGACTCGGTCACGGACGCGCCCATGCTCGGCGCCGTCGGGCACGCCTACGCGGTCAACCCGGACCGGGCGCTGCGCCGGCTCGCCGTCGAGCACGGGTGGGGCGTCCTGACGTTCCGCCGCACCGTGCGCCTGAGCCGCCTGCACCGTCGCGCGCGGGTGACCGCCGCCGCCGCAGCGGCCGTCGTCCTCGCGGTGGCCGCGCTCCTCGTCCTCCGGCGTCGACGCCGGACGCCGACCCCCTGA